The DNA sequence AGCGGGTCCTGCTCATCGGCGTGGTCGGGGCGCTCGTGCTCCGTGGCGTCTTCATCGCCCTGGGGGCGCAGATGCTGGCCCACTTCGACTGGACGTTCCTGCTGTTCGGCCTGGTCCTGCTCGCCACCGGCGTCAAGCTGCTCCGGGACGCCCTGCGCGGCTCGGGTCACGGCGTCGACACCGCCAACCTGCGCAGCGTGCGCCTGCTGCGCCGGCTTCTGCCGGTCACCGACTCCTACGAGGGCCCGCGCATGACGGTGCGGCGCGGCGGCCGGCGGGCCCTCACCCCGCTGGCGCTGGTGACCGTCGCCATCCTCGGCACCGACATCGTCTTCGCGATCGACTCGGTCCCGGCCGTCTACGGCATCACCGGCGACCCGTACCTCGTCTTCGCCACGAACGCCTTCGCCCTGCTGGGCCTGCGGGCGCTGTACTTCGTGCTCGAGGGCGCGCTGTCCAAGCTCGTGCACCTCGGCTACGGGCTCGCCGCCATCCTCGGCTTCATCGGGGTCAAGCTCGTCCTGCACTGGGCCCACGGCACCTGGCCGGCCGTCCCCACGGTCCCGACGCTCGCCTCCCTGGGCGTCATCGTGGGCGTCCTGGCCCTGGTCACCGTGACCAGCCTGGTCGCCTCCCGGCGCGCCGCCACCGCAGGCGAGGCCGGGCAGGCCGTCCGGGAGCGCCAGCTCCAGCGCTGACCGGCCCCGGACGCAGGTATGCCGCCCGCTCTGGTGAGCGGGCGGCATACCAGTTGGTGCATGAGGCGTCCGCCTCGGGCTTGCTCAGTCCTCGAACCCGATGGTCGGCCTGAGCGAACCGCCCCTGCGGGCCTCGCTCGTTCCTCGCTCGGGTCCTCGGGGCTTGCTCAGTCCTCGAACCCGATGGTCGGCCTGAGCGAACCGCCCCTGCGGGCCTCGCTCGTTCCTCGCTCGGGTCCTCGGGGCTTGCTCAGTCCTCGAACCCGATGGTCGGCCTGAGCGAACCGCCCCTGCGGGCCTCGCTCGTTCCTCGCTCGGGTCCTCGGGGCTTGCTCAGTCCTCGAAGGAGGCCTTGCGGGAGGCGAGCACCTCGTCGATGAGGCCGTACTCCTTGGCCTCCTCGGCCGACAGGATCTTGTCGCGCTCGATGTCGCTGCGGACCTGCTCCACGGTGCGACCGGAGTGCTGGGCCCAGGTCTCCTCGAGCCAGGTGCGCATGCGCAGCACCTCGTTGGCCTGGATCTCGATGTCGGACGCCTGGCCGTAGTCGCCACCGGCGAGCGCCGGCTGGTGGATGAGGATGCGGCTGTTCGGCAGCGCGAACCGCTTGCCCTTGGCGCCCGCCGACAGCAGCACCGCGGCAGCCGAGGCCGCCTGGCCGACGACGAACGTCTGCACGTCGGGTCGGATGTACTGCATCGTGTCGTAGATCGCGGTCATGGCCGTGAACGAGCCGCCGGGGCTGTTGATGTACATGAGGATGTCGCGGTCGGGGTCCTGCGACTCCAGCACGATGAGCTGGGCGATGACGTCGTCCGCGGACGCGTCGTCGACCTGCACGCCGAGGAAGATGATGCGGTCCTCGAAGAGCTTGGTGTAGGGGTCGAGCCGCTTCATGCCGTAGGAGGTGCGCTCCTCGAACTGCGGCAGGATGTAGCGGCTGGACGGGCCCGGGACGTGCAGGCCGCCGGGGGCGGCGCCGTGCATGCGGGGGTTGATGTTCGCGTTCACGTCGTTCCTCACTTGTCCCCGGTGACGGGGTTGTCGTCGTCGCTGCCACGGCGGCCACCGGCCTGCGAGGCGCTGCTGAACACGTGGTCGACGAAGCCGTACTCCTTGGCCTCCTCGGCGCTGAACCAGCGGTCGCGGTCGGAGTCCTTCTCGATCTGCTCGAGGGGCTGGCCGGTGTGCTCGGCGATGAGCTCGGCCATCTGCTTCTTCACGAAGAGCATCTGCTCGGCCTGGATCTTGATGTCCGAGGCGGTGCCGCCGATGCCGCCCGACGGCTGGTGCATCATCACGCGGGCGTGGGGGGTGGCGTACCGCTTGCCCTTGGTGCCGGCGGAGAGCAGGAACTGGCCCATCGAGGCCGCCATGCCCATCGCGACGGTCGCCACGTCGTTCGGGATCCACTTCATGGTGTCGTAGATCGCCATGCCCGCGGAGATCGAGCCGCCGGGGCTGTTGATGTAGAGCCAGATGTCCTTGCCCGGGTCCTCGGCCGCCAGGAGCAGCAGCTGGGCACAGATCGCGTTCGCGTTGTCGTCGCGCACGTCGGAGCCGAGGAAGATGATCCGCTCCTTGAGCAGACGGTTGTAGATGTGGTCGTCCAGACCACCCTGCGGCCGCTCGTCCTGAGCGACGATCTCACTGGTCACGCTGGTCTCCATCACTCGCGGGTGTTTGAACCTGTCGATGACCCTAACGTGGCCCCCCGTCCGCGCAGTCCCCGAATCCCCCCGTGTTCGCCCTGAGCGCAGAGCGCTCAAGGCCCGCGCCGACGCCGGCCGCCGGCCCCCTGCTCCCCCGCGCCGGGCCGTGTCGCACCATCTGCGCCGCCTGGCCGAGGGTGAGCACGACGACCCCTGCCGCGAGCAGGTCCGTGACGAGCGGCGGGGTCCCCGCGGCGCTCCCCGCGAGGGGGGCGAGCAGCACGAGGACCGTTCCCCGGCCGACGATCGCGAGCGCCGAGACGACCCACTCCTCGCGCCGGTGCCCCGGGTCCGCGGCCAGGACCCGGAGCAGGTGCACGGCCGCGACCGTCCCGAGCAGGGTTCCGACGGCGGTGGTGACCGTGCGGTGCGGCGAGAGCAGGAGCGCCAGGGCGGGGGCTGCCACCCAGCAGGCCGCGCTGAACCGGCAGGTCGCGACCCGTCCGTGCCGCACGAGGAAGGTGCGCTTGCCGAAGAGGGTGTCGCCGCGGACGTCACGGAAGTCCTTGAGCACGATGCGACCGACGAACCCGACGTACAGCGCACCGAGGAACGGCAGGTCGGTCGCCCGCACCTCACCCCTGCCGGCGAGGGCGCCCAGCAGGTAGGGCACCGCGACGTACAGCGCCGGCAGGCTCAGCGACGCGACGGCGCCCCGCTCCGCGAGCCGCACCGGGCCGACGGAGTATGCCGTGCTCACCGCGACGCCGGCCGCCGCCACCAGCAGGGCCACCGGCCCCAGCCAGGCCGCGGCCGCCAGGGTCGCCGCGAGCGCCACGGCGGCCACCGCGCGGAGCTGCCCGCGGTGGGCGCGCCCGCCGGCGAGCACCCGCCGCGCGTCGTCCGGAAGGTTGACGGCGTCGATGCAGGCGTCGGCGAGGTCGTTGACGACGGCCGACCAGACGAGGAACGGCAGCAGCACGAGGACCACGCGCAGCAGGGCCCACGAGGAGGCGGACCCTGCCACGGTCAGCCCGCACGCGGCATACAGCACGAGGAGGAGCAGGACCGGCGGCCGCAGCATCGCCCACGCGATGCGCACGTACGGCCTCACTTGTTGCTCC is a window from the Phycicoccus sp. M110.8 genome containing:
- a CDS encoding TerC/Alx family metal homeostasis membrane protein, translated to MPALPLVATHPLAAADAAATDPAASGPSVAGPLLWGLTLAAVLALVLLDFLLTRRPHRVSMREAAGWSAFYIALPLAFGAWIWSRFGSQTGLEYYTGYLVEKSLSVDNLFVFMLVLAGFAVPRELQQRVLLIGVVGALVLRGVFIALGAQMLAHFDWTFLLFGLVLLATGVKLLRDALRGSGHGVDTANLRSVRLLRRLLPVTDSYEGPRMTVRRGGRRALTPLALVTVAILGTDIVFAIDSVPAVYGITGDPYLVFATNAFALLGLRALYFVLEGALSKLVHLGYGLAAILGFIGVKLVLHWAHGTWPAVPTVPTLASLGVIVGVLALVTVTSLVASRRAATAGEAGQAVRERQLQR
- a CDS encoding ATP-dependent Clp protease proteolytic subunit; its protein translation is MHGAAPGGLHVPGPSSRYILPQFEERTSYGMKRLDPYTKLFEDRIIFLGVQVDDASADDVIAQLIVLESQDPDRDILMYINSPGGSFTAMTAIYDTMQYIRPDVQTFVVGQAASAAAVLLSAGAKGKRFALPNSRILIHQPALAGGDYGQASDIEIQANEVLRMRTWLEETWAQHSGRTVEQVRSDIERDKILSAEEAKEYGLIDEVLASRKASFED
- a CDS encoding ATP-dependent Clp protease proteolytic subunit, with protein sequence METSVTSEIVAQDERPQGGLDDHIYNRLLKERIIFLGSDVRDDNANAICAQLLLLAAEDPGKDIWLYINSPGGSISAGMAIYDTMKWIPNDVATVAMGMAASMGQFLLSAGTKGKRYATPHARVMMHQPSGGIGGTASDIKIQAEQMLFVKKQMAELIAEHTGQPLEQIEKDSDRDRWFSAEEAKEYGFVDHVFSSASQAGGRRGSDDDNPVTGDK
- a CDS encoding UbiA family prenyltransferase, encoding MRPYVRIAWAMLRPPVLLLLVLYAACGLTVAGSASSWALLRVVLVLLPFLVWSAVVNDLADACIDAVNLPDDARRVLAGGRAHRGQLRAVAAVALAATLAAAAWLGPVALLVAAAGVAVSTAYSVGPVRLAERGAVASLSLPALYVAVPYLLGALAGRGEVRATDLPFLGALYVGFVGRIVLKDFRDVRGDTLFGKRTFLVRHGRVATCRFSAACWVAAPALALLLSPHRTVTTAVGTLLGTVAAVHLLRVLAADPGHRREEWVVSALAIVGRGTVLVLLAPLAGSAAGTPPLVTDLLAAGVVVLTLGQAAQMVRHGPARGSRGPAAGVGAGLERSALRANTGGFGDCADGGPR